The Bacteroidia bacterium genome contains a region encoding:
- a CDS encoding ferredoxin--NADP reductase, whose product MVQFHKLKVAKINRETKDAVSIQFEIPEELKSTFRYQPGQYLTVQVVQHDVKHRRAYSVCSSPAMGDPLTIGVKRVEDGVVSTYLNDHLHAGEMLEFYPPMGKFTIALDESFRRNFIMVAGGSGITPIISLVKSILTEEPQSRVWLFYGNRNEHSIMFKSQLEELEKRFDNFSLTHIVDMPQESWSGLTGQINHDMLRELLKQCTDMDLTREAEFFICGPTGMMEQVNATLREMHVPKEKIHIEYFTSPTPLADEIGEPEKTTSKAAPAEATSGLYDEEFPSDGPVNQVKVILNNETTIIQVDEDESILEAAMRQDLDPPYACQMGICTTCRARCKAGEVFMDEREGLTDQEVEEGFILTCQSHPKTPGVVVEYE is encoded by the coding sequence ATGGTACAATTCCACAAGCTGAAGGTGGCGAAGATCAACCGCGAAACGAAGGATGCCGTATCAATTCAGTTTGAGATTCCGGAAGAGCTGAAGAGCACGTTCCGGTATCAGCCCGGCCAATATCTCACGGTGCAGGTGGTGCAGCACGATGTGAAGCACCGCAGGGCATATTCGGTCTGTTCCAGCCCGGCCATGGGCGATCCGCTCACTATTGGCGTAAAGCGGGTGGAAGATGGCGTGGTCAGCACTTATTTGAACGATCATCTCCACGCAGGCGAAATGCTGGAATTCTATCCTCCGATGGGCAAATTCACCATTGCGCTGGATGAGAGTTTCAGGCGCAACTTCATCATGGTGGCTGGCGGCAGTGGAATTACACCTATAATTTCGCTAGTAAAGTCCATTCTTACCGAAGAGCCGCAGAGCCGTGTCTGGCTGTTCTATGGCAACCGCAACGAACACAGCATCATGTTCAAAAGCCAACTGGAGGAGTTGGAGAAGCGGTTCGATAACTTCAGCCTCACGCATATCGTGGATATGCCCCAGGAATCATGGAGCGGCCTCACCGGACAGATCAACCATGACATGTTGCGGGAATTGCTGAAGCAATGCACAGACATGGATCTCACCAGAGAAGCTGAGTTCTTCATCTGCGGCCCTACGGGAATGATGGAGCAGGTAAATGCCACCCTGCGCGAAATGCATGTTCCGAAGGAGAAGATACACATCGAATATTTTACCTCCCCTACACCGCTGGCCGATGAAATTGGTGAGCCGGAGAAAACTACTTCCAAAGCGGCTCCTGCGGAAGCAACAAGCGGTTTGTATGACGAAGAGTTTCCTTCAGACGGCCCGGTAAATCAGGTGAAAGTAATCCTGAACAACGAGACCACGATCATTCAGGTGGATGAAGATGAAAGCATTCTTGAAGCAGCCATGCGGCAGGACCTCGATCCGCCCTATGCCTGCCAGATGGGGATCTGCACTACCTGCCGTGCCCGCTGCAAAGCCGGGGAAGTTTTTATGGACGAGCGGGAGGGACTCACGGACCAGGAGGTGGAGGAAGGCTTTATCCTCACCTGCCAAAGCCATCCGAAAACTCCAGGCGTAGTGGTGGAATATGAGTAG
- a CDS encoding long-chain fatty acid--CoA ligase, translating to MHPELLIDILPHQLEEGSHEICIAAKEEGAWRTYSTRQCADIVEHVALGLLAQGILPGDKVAIIANNCPEWNFIDLGIMTAGAITVPIYPTLSEEHQVFIFNDAKVKIVFVENEELLAKVEKLKMRKPDLQHIFTLDKIPGARHWSEVTDAAQDSGKEELKKRRQQMKPEGLATIIYTSGTTGNPKGVMLNHNNIISNLIGVAEVLPFDRSHRALSFLPLCHSFERTVCFYYLYRGVSIYYAESLETIGDNLKEVKPHLFTAVPRLLEKVYEKIIKKGLELKGVKRALFFWAVKLGLEYDDEGKNGGLYAFQLKLAQKIIFSKWKEALGGEIEIIVTGAAALQMRLARVFSAAGIGVREGYGLTESSPVIAVNRKNDFKLGTVGPVLPGVEVKILENGEICARGPNIMMGYYNQPEITAETIDSEGWLHTGDVGRMVDDKYLKITDRLKEIFKTSGGKYVAPQPLESKISESFFIEQVMVIGENERFVAALIIPDFTYLKDWCARNNVLCNSPEQMISSKAVKDKIQQEIDRYNSELGQTEKIKQFRLLPKPFSIDAGELTPTMKLKRKVIMAIHAGLIEDIYKD from the coding sequence ATGCATCCCGAACTACTCATTGACATTTTGCCGCACCAGCTTGAGGAAGGCTCCCATGAAATATGTATTGCAGCCAAAGAAGAAGGTGCCTGGCGCACATACAGCACCCGGCAATGTGCTGACATCGTAGAGCATGTGGCGTTGGGGCTTTTGGCCCAGGGCATACTTCCCGGAGATAAAGTAGCCATTATCGCGAATAATTGTCCGGAATGGAACTTCATTGATCTCGGGATCATGACGGCAGGCGCTATCACAGTTCCTATTTATCCTACGCTAAGCGAGGAGCACCAGGTGTTTATTTTTAATGACGCCAAAGTGAAAATCGTATTTGTAGAGAATGAGGAACTGCTGGCAAAGGTGGAAAAGCTGAAAATGCGCAAACCTGACCTGCAACATATTTTTACACTGGATAAAATACCCGGTGCTCGCCACTGGAGCGAAGTGACGGATGCCGCACAGGATAGCGGTAAAGAAGAACTGAAAAAACGCAGGCAGCAGATGAAACCTGAGGGTCTGGCTACCATCATTTATACTTCCGGAACTACGGGGAATCCCAAAGGGGTGATGCTGAACCACAACAACATTATCAGCAATCTCATAGGTGTGGCGGAGGTGCTTCCTTTTGACCGCAGCCACAGGGCACTCAGCTTTTTGCCGCTATGCCACAGCTTTGAACGCACCGTTTGTTTCTATTACCTGTACAGGGGTGTGTCAATATATTATGCCGAGAGCCTGGAAACCATAGGTGATAATCTGAAGGAAGTGAAACCGCACCTGTTTACTGCCGTGCCGCGCCTCCTGGAAAAGGTTTATGAAAAGATCATCAAAAAAGGATTGGAGCTGAAAGGTGTGAAGCGTGCCCTGTTTTTTTGGGCCGTTAAGCTGGGGCTGGAATATGATGACGAGGGGAAAAACGGTGGCTTGTACGCTTTCCAGTTGAAGCTGGCGCAGAAGATCATTTTCAGCAAATGGAAGGAGGCGTTAGGCGGGGAGATCGAAATTATCGTCACGGGTGCGGCTGCTCTCCAAATGCGGCTGGCCAGGGTATTTAGTGCGGCTGGCATAGGCGTGAGAGAAGGGTACGGCCTTACGGAAAGTTCGCCCGTGATTGCAGTAAACCGCAAGAACGATTTTAAGCTGGGAACAGTAGGACCGGTACTCCCCGGTGTGGAGGTGAAGATCCTGGAAAATGGCGAAATATGCGCACGGGGTCCCAATATCATGATGGGATACTACAACCAACCTGAGATCACAGCCGAGACTATTGACAGCGAGGGTTGGCTCCATACCGGGGATGTAGGCAGAATGGTAGATGACAAATACCTGAAAATCACCGACCGGCTGAAGGAGATCTTCAAAACTTCCGGAGGAAAGTATGTGGCTCCGCAGCCGCTGGAAAGCAAGATCAGCGAATCCTTTTTCATTGAGCAGGTGATGGTGATCGGGGAGAATGAAAGATTTGTGGCTGCGCTCATCATTCCGGATTTTACCTACCTGAAGGATTGGTGCGCGAGAAATAACGTGCTGTGCAATTCGCCTGAACAAATGATCAGCAGCAAAGCCGTGAAAGATAAGATCCAGCAGGAGATTGACCGCTACAACAGCGAACTGGGACAAACAGAGAAGATCAAGCAGTTCCGGTTACTGCCGAAACCTTTTTCCATTGATGCAGGAGAATTAACACCCACCATGAAGCTGAAGCGAAAAGTCATCATGGCGATTCATGCGGGGCTGATAGAGGACATTTATAAGGATTGA